A stretch of the Neisseria sp. DTU_2020_1000833_1_SI_GRL_NUU_006 genome encodes the following:
- a CDS encoding NAD(P)H-binding protein, with the protein MQLIFGANGPSGRAFIRTLTHPADTVAVLRKPSEDSFFSEHRIQTTVADALDADALDKVFAQYRPDSVVSFVGGKNEQGIRSDALGNINIIAAAQAANPQARFILITSMGCGEQWDMMSEPFKQALGEAVRAKTEAEIYLKQSSLNWTILRPCGLDNSEDNRHILTDHPDGIPKNYMSRNGLATAVTAVLQDPSSIGKVYTVGVGS; encoded by the coding sequence ATGCAACTCATCTTCGGCGCCAACGGCCCGTCCGGCCGCGCATTCATCCGCACACTCACCCATCCCGCCGACACCGTTGCCGTATTAAGAAAGCCGTCTGAAGATTCGTTCTTTAGCGAACACCGCATTCAGACGACCGTAGCCGACGCGCTCGATGCCGACGCGCTCGACAAAGTGTTCGCACAATACCGCCCCGACAGCGTCGTCAGCTTCGTTGGCGGCAAAAACGAACAAGGCATACGCAGCGACGCACTGGGCAACATCAACATCATCGCCGCCGCCCAAGCCGCCAATCCGCAAGCCCGTTTCATCCTGATTACCAGCATGGGCTGCGGCGAACAATGGGACATGATGAGCGAACCCTTCAAACAAGCCCTCGGCGAAGCCGTCCGCGCCAAAACCGAAGCCGAAATCTACCTCAAACAAAGCAGTTTGAACTGGACCATCCTCCGCCCCTGCGGTTTGGACAACAGCGAAGACAACCGCCACATTCTGACCGACCACCCCGACGGCATCCCTAAAAACTACATGAGCCGAAACGGACTCGCCACCGCCGTCACCGCCGTCCTGCAAGACCCCAGCAGCATCGGTAAGGTTTACACCGTCGGCGTAGGCAGTTAA
- a CDS encoding LysM domain-containing protein, with translation MQQRIITLLCVAGMAISAHAQAASLKVRPDAPQRYVVKNGDTLWGISGKYLYSPWQWNRLWGANRGEIRNPHLIYPGQVLVLRYVNGRPQLGFENGSAGNDGIPVIKLSPRVRETSSGYGIQTVNVNFYRMFMQHPQFIDQMKTQDAPRLIDGPDNRIMYSKGERVYAYGVTEPGRYLVYRAVKDLTDPDTRKYLGQEVVFSGIVSTLPYTNSALDSASDEDRKYLKDGEYYTRLHPLAKVPTQTAQPMIVEEAVSEIRKGDFLLKMDGETEPFQIMPHAPTQHIDGKVISILDGVHEAGQFQTVTLNKGSADGLDKGTVLSIYKRDRQVKVDLEDGKKGRRSVVKYVSIPAEETALAMVYRTGEHLSSAIILENLTNVNIGDTVSEPGRDLDNMSDDKPHVRNEPQDSHDTEHNQYNIHSNINKY, from the coding sequence ATGCAACAACGTATTATAACCCTGCTTTGTGTCGCGGGCATGGCAATTTCCGCCCACGCTCAAGCAGCTTCATTAAAAGTGCGCCCCGATGCGCCGCAACGTTACGTCGTGAAAAACGGCGACACACTCTGGGGCATCTCCGGCAAATATCTGTACAGCCCGTGGCAGTGGAACCGCCTTTGGGGCGCAAACCGCGGCGAAATCCGCAATCCGCATCTGATTTATCCGGGGCAGGTGTTGGTTTTGCGCTACGTCAACGGCCGCCCGCAACTGGGCTTCGAAAACGGCTCCGCAGGCAATGACGGCATTCCGGTCATCAAACTCAGCCCGCGCGTCCGCGAAACCTCTTCAGGCTACGGCATCCAAACCGTCAACGTAAACTTCTACCGCATGTTCATGCAACATCCGCAGTTCATCGACCAAATGAAGACCCAAGACGCACCGCGCCTGATCGACGGTCCTGACAACCGCATCATGTACAGCAAAGGCGAACGCGTGTACGCCTACGGCGTTACCGAACCCGGCCGCTATCTGGTTTACCGTGCCGTCAAAGACCTGACCGATCCCGATACCCGCAAATACCTCGGACAAGAAGTCGTCTTCAGCGGCATCGTCAGCACCCTGCCCTACACCAACAGCGCGCTGGACTCCGCTTCCGACGAAGACCGCAAATACCTGAAAGACGGCGAATACTACACCCGCCTGCACCCGCTGGCGAAAGTGCCGACCCAAACCGCGCAGCCTATGATTGTGGAAGAAGCCGTTTCCGAAATCCGCAAAGGAGATTTCCTGCTGAAAATGGACGGCGAAACCGAGCCTTTCCAAATCATGCCGCACGCGCCGACGCAACACATCGACGGTAAAGTCATCTCCATCCTCGACGGTGTACACGAAGCCGGACAATTCCAAACCGTTACCCTGAACAAAGGTTCCGCCGACGGCTTGGACAAAGGCACGGTCTTGAGCATTTACAAACGCGACCGCCAAGTGAAAGTCGATTTGGAAGACGGCAAAAAAGGCCGTAGGAGCGTAGTCAAATATGTTTCCATCCCTGCCGAAGAAACCGCATTGGCTATGGTGTACCGCACCGGCGAACATCTCTCATCCGCCATCATTTTGGAAAACCTGACCAACGTCAACATCGGCGACACCGTATCCGAACCCGGCCGCGACCTGGACAACATGTCTGACGACAAACCGCACGTCCGCAACGAGCCGCAAGATTCCCACGATACGGAACACAACCAATACAATATCCACAGCAACATCAATAAATATTGA
- the def gene encoding peptide deformylase, translating into MALLNILQYPDERLHTVAKPVGQVDERIQKLVADMFETMYEARGIGLAATQVDVHERVVVMDLTEDRSEPRVFINPVIVEKDGETTYEEGCLSVPGIYDTVTRAERVKVEALNEKGEKFTLEADGLLAICVQHELDHLMGIVFVERLSQLKQGRIKNKLKKRQKHTI; encoded by the coding sequence ATGGCTTTACTGAATATCCTGCAATATCCCGACGAGCGTCTGCACACCGTGGCGAAGCCTGTCGGGCAAGTCGATGAGCGCATCCAAAAGCTGGTTGCCGATATGTTTGAAACCATGTATGAAGCGCGCGGTATCGGGCTGGCGGCGACGCAGGTCGATGTGCATGAGCGTGTGGTTGTGATGGATTTGACCGAAGACCGCAGCGAGCCGCGCGTGTTTATCAACCCCGTCATTGTTGAAAAAGACGGCGAAACCACTTACGAAGAAGGCTGTTTGTCCGTGCCGGGCATTTACGACACCGTTACCCGCGCCGAGCGCGTCAAGGTCGAGGCTTTGAACGAAAAAGGCGAGAAATTCACGCTGGAGGCGGACGGTCTGTTGGCGATTTGCGTGCAGCACGAGTTGGATCATTTGATGGGCATCGTTTTTGTCGAACGCCTGTCGCAGCTCAAACAGGGTCGGATTAAGAACAAACTGAAAAAACGTCAGAAACACACCATCTAA
- the fmt gene encoding methionyl-tRNA formyltransferase → MKVIFAGTPDFAAAALKAIAAAGFEIPLVLTQPDRPKGRGMQLTPSPVKQAALELGLRVAQPEKLRNNAEALQMLKEVEADVMVVAAYGLILPQDVLDTPKHGCLNIHASLLPRWRGAAPIQRAIEAGDAETGVCIMQMDIGLDTGDVVSEHRYAIQPTDTANEVHDALMNLGAEAIVADLQQLKAEGRLKSVKQPEEGVTYAQKLSKEEARVDWNESAAVIERKIRAFNPVPAAWVEYQGKPMKIWRAEVVAQQGRAGEVLSCSADGLVVACGENALKITELQPSGSKRMPIAAFAAGHKIEVGTVL, encoded by the coding sequence ATGAAAGTCATCTTTGCCGGTACGCCCGATTTTGCCGCTGCCGCCTTAAAAGCCATAGCCGCCGCCGGTTTTGAAATCCCGCTGGTGTTGACCCAGCCCGACCGTCCTAAAGGGCGCGGGATGCAGCTTACCCCGTCTCCCGTGAAGCAGGCCGCGTTGGAACTGGGTTTGCGCGTGGCGCAGCCTGAAAAACTGCGCAACAACGCCGAAGCCCTGCAAATGCTCAAAGAAGTCGAGGCCGACGTAATGGTCGTTGCCGCCTACGGACTGATTCTGCCGCAAGACGTGTTGGATACGCCGAAACACGGCTGTCTCAACATCCATGCCTCGCTGCTGCCCCGTTGGCGTGGTGCGGCTCCGATTCAGCGCGCGATTGAAGCGGGCGATGCCGAGACGGGCGTGTGCATCATGCAGATGGACATCGGTTTGGACACCGGCGATGTGGTCAGCGAACACCGTTACGCCATTCAACCGACTGATACCGCCAACGAAGTACACGACGCGCTGATGAATCTCGGTGCGGAAGCGATTGTTGCTGATTTGCAACAATTAAAGGCGGAGGGTCGTCTGAAAAGCGTCAAACAGCCCGAAGAAGGTGTGACTTATGCACAAAAATTAAGCAAAGAAGAAGCGCGTGTCGATTGGAACGAAAGCGCGGCAGTGATTGAACGCAAAATCCGCGCCTTCAACCCCGTCCCCGCTGCATGGGTGGAATATCAAGGCAAGCCGATGAAAATCTGGCGGGCTGAAGTAGTGGCACAACAAGGCAGGGCGGGAGAAGTGTTGTCCTGTTCGGCTGACGGCTTGGTCGTTGCCTGTGGCGAGAACGCGCTGAAAATTACCGAATTGCAGCCTTCGGGCAGCAAACGGATGCCGATTGCGGCGTTTGCGGCAGGACATAAGATTGAGGTTGGGACGGTTTTGTAG
- a CDS encoding O-acetyl-ADP-ribose deacetylase: MAVFEVVEGDITKLEVDAIVNAANASLLGGGGVDGAIHRAAGRELLEACRKLNGCRTGEAKITQGYRLPAKFVIHTVGPVWFGGHRSEAVKLAEAYQNSLLLAQEHGIRSIAFPCISTGVYRFPADLAAETALAILKKTLPQCPSVEKIIFCCYSPQDAERYRALLERDGVVV, translated from the coding sequence ATGGCAGTGTTCGAAGTAGTCGAAGGCGATATTACGAAACTTGAAGTCGATGCCATCGTGAACGCCGCCAATGCCTCGTTGTTGGGCGGCGGCGGCGTGGACGGCGCGATTCACCGCGCGGCGGGACGGGAGTTGCTGGAAGCGTGCAGAAAGTTGAACGGCTGCCGCACGGGCGAGGCTAAAATCACCCAAGGCTACCGGCTGCCGGCGAAATTTGTAATTCACACCGTCGGGCCGGTTTGGTTTGGCGGACACCGCAGCGAAGCGGTCAAGCTGGCGGAGGCGTATCAAAATTCCCTGCTGTTGGCGCAAGAACACGGCATCCGCAGCATCGCCTTTCCCTGTATCAGCACGGGCGTGTACCGTTTCCCCGCCGATTTGGCTGCCGAGACTGCTTTGGCGATTTTGAAAAAAACCTTGCCGCAGTGTCCGTCTGTCGAAAAAATCATTTTCTGTTGCTATTCGCCGCAGGACGCCGAACGCTATCGGGCATTGTTGGAACGTGACGGGGTGGTCGTCTGA
- a CDS encoding PepSY domain-containing protein produces MNLRFLSLLAVSAALISGSLTAAAASHKHSRAISQAQAVKIAKKRVGGGRVTDIDHSDGRWEIEIRRGCTEYDVDVSSQSGRVIRVDTDNHCDD; encoded by the coding sequence ATGAATTTACGCTTCCTCTCCCTGCTTGCCGTTTCCGCCGCACTCATTTCCGGTAGCCTGACCGCCGCGGCGGCATCGCACAAACATTCCCGCGCCATCTCCCAAGCGCAAGCCGTCAAAATCGCCAAGAAACGCGTCGGCGGCGGCCGCGTTACCGACATCGACCACAGCGACGGACGCTGGGAAATCGAAATCCGCAGAGGCTGCACCGAATACGATGTGGACGTTTCTTCACAAAGCGGCCGCGTCATCAGAGTCGACACCGACAACCACTGCGACGATTAA
- the rsmB gene encoding 16S rRNA (cytosine(967)-C(5))-methyltransferase RsmB yields the protein MSMSLAQKLAADSIAAVAEGRNLQDVLAQIRAAHPELTAQENGALQDIAYGCQRYLGSLKHMLAQMLKKPIDNPQLESLLLAAMYQLHYTRNAPHAVVNEAVESIAKIGRGQYRSFANAILRRFLRERDKLAASCKKDDVAKHNLPLWWVAYLKNHYPKHWHNITTALQSHPPMTLRVNRRHGNAESYLEKLAAEGIAAKALDEYAVTLEEAVPVNRLPGFAEGLVSVQDFGAQQAAYLLNPKDGERILDACAAPGGKTGHMLELADCHVTALDIDEGRLKRVKDNLDRLGFQTIALACADAQDLAAWYDGKPFDAILADVPCTASGVARRNPDVKWLRRPTDAAKTARQQEALLDALWQTLTKNGRMLLATCSVFVEENDVQLQKFLNRHADAELIESRVLLPNKHQDGFYYALIKKQ from the coding sequence ATGAGTATGTCCCTCGCCCAAAAACTCGCCGCCGACAGCATTGCGGCGGTCGCCGAAGGGCGCAACCTTCAGGATGTGTTGGCGCAAATCCGCGCGGCGCATCCCGAGCTGACAGCGCAGGAAAACGGCGCGTTGCAGGATATTGCCTACGGTTGCCAGCGTTATTTGGGCAGCTTGAAACATATGCTCGCGCAGATGCTGAAAAAGCCGATTGACAATCCGCAGCTCGAAAGCCTGCTTTTGGCGGCGATGTACCAACTGCATTACACGCGCAACGCGCCTCACGCGGTGGTCAACGAGGCGGTCGAGAGTATCGCGAAAATCGGGCGCGGGCAGTACCGTTCGTTTGCCAACGCGATTTTGCGGCGTTTTTTGCGCGAACGCGACAAGCTCGCGGCTTCGTGCAAAAAAGACGATGTGGCAAAACACAACCTGCCGCTTTGGTGGGTGGCATACCTGAAAAACCATTATCCGAAACACTGGCACAACATCACCACCGCACTGCAATCGCATCCGCCGATGACGCTGCGGGTCAACCGACGCCACGGCAATGCCGAATCGTATTTGGAAAAGCTGGCGGCGGAAGGGATTGCGGCCAAGGCTTTGGACGAATATGCGGTAACGCTGGAAGAAGCCGTGCCGGTGAACCGCCTGCCCGGTTTTGCCGAAGGGCTGGTGTCGGTGCAGGATTTCGGCGCGCAGCAGGCGGCGTATCTGTTAAACCCTAAAGACGGCGAACGGATTTTGGACGCGTGCGCCGCGCCGGGCGGGAAGACGGGGCATATGTTGGAACTGGCGGATTGTCATGTTACCGCTTTGGATATAGACGAAGGTCGTCTGAAAAGGGTGAAGGACAATCTCGACCGTTTGGGGTTTCAGACGATCGCTCTAGCTTGCGCCGATGCGCAGGACTTGGCGGCGTGGTATGATGGAAAGCCTTTCGACGCCATCCTTGCCGACGTGCCGTGTACCGCCTCGGGTGTGGCGCGGCGCAATCCCGACGTGAAATGGCTGCGCCGTCCGACCGATGCCGCCAAAACCGCCCGTCAGCAGGAGGCATTGCTGGACGCGCTTTGGCAAACCCTGACGAAAAACGGCAGAATGCTGCTGGCCACCTGCTCGGTGTTCGTCGAAGAAAACGACGTTCAGTTGCAAAAATTCCTCAACCGCCACGCCGATGCCGAGCTGATCGAGTCGCGTGTGCTTTTACCGAACAAACATCAAGATGGCTTTTATTACGCGCTTATCAAAAAGCAGTAA
- a CDS encoding DUF4390 domain-containing protein — MAFITRLSKSSKRLFGTLLLALSLNAAAEGISVTRSEAKLTETGQLSVSSRFRTDLPDQLKQALRQGVPLNFTLSWQLSAPSMPSYRFKFDQLLNSDNTIHYKLSFHPLTNRYRITVGTFSTEYDTLETALRGVGAVANWKVLSKGALSGVAAKDTQAEIRLLLSTAKLPKPFQINALTSKNWHLDSGWKSLTISQE, encoded by the coding sequence ATGGCTTTTATTACGCGCTTATCAAAAAGCAGTAAACGGCTGTTTGGAACGCTGTTGCTCGCCCTGTCGCTGAATGCGGCGGCGGAGGGCATCAGCGTGACCCGCTCCGAGGCGAAACTGACCGAAACCGGGCAGCTTTCCGTCAGCAGCCGTTTCCGCACCGATTTGCCCGACCAGCTCAAACAGGCGCTCCGGCAGGGCGTGCCGCTGAATTTCACTTTGAGCTGGCAGCTTTCCGCGCCTTCCATGCCGTCTTACCGCTTCAAGTTTGACCAGCTGCTCAACAGCGACAACACCATCCACTACAAACTTTCCTTCCATCCGCTGACCAACCGCTACCGCATAACCGTCGGCACGTTTTCCACCGAATACGACACGCTCGAGACCGCCTTGCGCGGCGTAGGGGCGGTCGCCAACTGGAAAGTGCTGTCCAAAGGCGCGTTAAGCGGCGTTGCAGCGAAAGACACACAAGCCGAAATCCGCCTGCTGCTCTCGACGGCGAAGCTGCCCAAACCCTTCCAAATCAACGCATTGACTTCTAAAAACTGGCACTTGGATTCCGGCTGGAAGTCTCTGACCATCTCTCAGGAGTAA
- a CDS encoding PAS domain-containing sensor histidine kinase: MRRFLLIAVLAAVGLLYGLTIATGSTSPLAEYFWWIIALCALLMLVLASVLTRYVLLLMRDKSKGVFGSQIARRLSGMFTLVAVLPGVFLFGISAQFINGTINSWFGNDTHEALERSLNLSKSALNLAVDNAVSNATPVQIDLISTASVDGDLGKALTNAAKSGGFTQLSLYDVKTHKTEKSVNPLKLNQPELDKEGWEKLEQTGSIRSLENIENVLYAQGWMLIGAHNGRDYALFFRQPIPQDVAQDATLIEAARAKYAELSYTKQGLQTFFLATLLVAALLAIFLALVMALYFARRFVEPVLSLAEGARAVAQGDFSQKRPVFRNDEFGRLTQLFNHMTEQLAIAKEADEHNRLREEAARHYLECVLESLTTGVITLDAEGRLKTFNKAAERILGIELVPLWGSNWHDWRGQSPQQTLLAEVFAAIEETANATKPVQVEYAAPDDARILLGKATVLPDDNDNGVVMVIDDITVLIRAQKEAAWGEVAKRLAHEIRNPLTPIQLSAERLAWKLHDKLDEQHAQILSRSTDTIVKQVAALKEMVEAFRNYARAPSLNFEKHDLNRLVEEVLLLYEGGACRFVPNLSDKPQPISADTTAMRQVLHNIFKNAAEAAEEAEVPQVNVSVGEDNDGQVLLTVCNNGKGFSKEMLHNAFEPYVTDKPTGTGLGLPVVKKIIEEHGGRISLSNQNEGGACVKIALPRLVETYA; this comes from the coding sequence ATGCGCCGCTTTCTCCTGATTGCCGTGTTGGCGGCGGTGGGACTGCTCTACGGACTAACCATTGCAACGGGCAGCACCAGCCCGCTGGCGGAATATTTCTGGTGGATTATCGCCCTGTGTGCGCTGCTGATGCTGGTGTTGGCGTCGGTTTTGACGCGCTACGTCCTGCTCCTCATGCGCGACAAAAGCAAGGGTGTGTTCGGTTCGCAGATTGCGCGGCGGCTGTCGGGGATGTTTACGCTGGTGGCGGTATTGCCGGGCGTGTTCCTGTTCGGCATTTCCGCGCAGTTCATCAACGGTACGATTAATTCGTGGTTCGGCAACGATACCCACGAAGCCCTTGAGCGTAGCCTGAACCTGAGTAAATCCGCATTGAATCTGGCAGTGGACAACGCAGTCAGCAACGCCACGCCGGTGCAAATTGACCTGATCAGTACTGCGTCTGTGGACGGCGACTTGGGCAAAGCCCTGACAAATGCGGCTAAATCGGGCGGCTTTACCCAGCTTTCGCTTTATGATGTCAAAACCCATAAAACCGAGAAAAGTGTCAATCCGCTGAAACTAAACCAGCCCGAACTCGACAAAGAAGGATGGGAGAAGCTGGAGCAGACCGGCTCGATACGCAGTTTGGAAAACATAGAAAATGTCTTGTATGCGCAAGGCTGGATGCTCATCGGCGCGCACAACGGACGCGATTACGCCTTGTTTTTCCGCCAGCCCATCCCGCAGGATGTGGCGCAGGACGCGACGCTGATTGAAGCGGCGCGGGCGAAATACGCCGAATTGAGCTACACCAAACAAGGCCTGCAAACCTTCTTCTTGGCGACTTTGCTGGTTGCCGCGCTGTTGGCGATTTTCCTTGCCTTGGTGATGGCGCTGTATTTCGCCCGCCGCTTCGTCGAGCCGGTGTTGTCGTTGGCGGAAGGCGCAAGGGCGGTGGCGCAGGGCGATTTCAGCCAGAAACGCCCCGTGTTCCGCAACGACGAATTCGGCAGGTTGACCCAGTTGTTCAACCACATGACCGAACAGCTTGCCATCGCCAAAGAAGCCGACGAACACAACCGCCTGCGTGAAGAAGCGGCGCGCCACTATCTTGAATGCGTGTTGGAAAGCCTGACCACGGGCGTGATTACTTTGGATGCTGAAGGTCGTCTGAAAACCTTCAACAAAGCCGCCGAACGGATTTTGGGCATTGAATTGGTGCCGCTGTGGGGCAGCAACTGGCACGACTGGCGCGGACAATCGCCGCAACAGACCTTGCTTGCCGAAGTATTTGCCGCGATTGAAGAAACCGCCAATGCCACCAAACCGGTTCAAGTCGAATACGCCGCCCCCGACGATGCGCGCATTCTCTTGGGTAAAGCCACCGTCCTGCCCGATGACAACGACAACGGCGTGGTGATGGTGATTGACGACATTACCGTCCTCATCCGCGCCCAAAAAGAAGCCGCTTGGGGCGAAGTGGCGAAGCGGTTGGCACACGAAATCCGCAATCCGCTCACGCCTATCCAACTTTCCGCCGAGAGATTGGCATGGAAATTGCATGATAAATTGGACGAACAACACGCCCAAATCCTCAGCCGTTCGACCGACACCATCGTCAAACAGGTGGCGGCATTAAAAGAAATGGTCGAAGCCTTCCGCAATTACGCCCGCGCGCCGTCGCTGAATTTTGAAAAACATGATTTGAACCGCTTGGTAGAAGAAGTGTTGCTGCTGTACGAGGGCGGAGCGTGCCGCTTTGTTCCGAACTTGTCCGACAAACCGCAGCCGATTTCCGCCGATACCACCGCCATGCGGCAGGTATTGCACAATATCTTTAAAAACGCGGCGGAAGCGGCGGAAGAGGCAGAAGTTCCCCAAGTGAATGTCAGCGTCGGCGAAGATAACGACGGACAGGTTTTATTGACCGTGTGTAACAACGGCAAAGGTTTCAGTAAGGAAATGCTGCATAATGCCTTCGAGCCGTATGTTACCGACAAACCGACAGGTACGGGACTGGGATTGCCCGTTGTGAAGAAAATCATCGAAGAGCACGGCGGCCGCATCAGCCTGAGCAATCAGAACGAAGGCGGCGCGTGTGTGAAAATAGCCTTACCCCGATTGGTAGAAACTTATGCGTAG
- a CDS encoding sigma-54 dependent transcriptional regulator translates to MRSSDILIVDDEVGIRDLLSEILQDEGYSVALAENAEEARQLRHQTRPAMVLLDIWMPDCDGITLLKEWAKNGQLNMPVVMMSGHASIDTAVEATKIGALDFLEKPIALQKLLSTVDRALKHGEMQMAAGLSFDKLGNSPAIQEFKQQLEPAVKKSGPVLLSGETGSPFEIVARYFHKSGTPWVGLSRVELIADAPLELLQKASGGTLYLGDAAQYSKNIQNGISFILGKADRYNVRVIVAGSHAADESPADAIADAKLSELLSGNVISIPPLRSQSEDIAFLVNQVMTELADSEKIQPVKFSNGSLTVLCQYNWPGNFDQLRSVVKNLMLEADGQEVHEQAVVAALGQKRATVATEIVGGFNFNMPLRELREELERRYFEYHIAQEGQNMSRVAQKVGLERTHLYRKLKQLGISVSRRSAAEKAEE, encoded by the coding sequence ATGCGTAGCAGTGATATTTTAATTGTAGATGACGAAGTAGGTATCCGTGACTTGCTCTCGGAAATCCTCCAAGACGAAGGTTATTCCGTGGCTTTGGCGGAGAACGCCGAAGAGGCGCGCCAACTGCGCCACCAGACCCGTCCCGCCATGGTGTTGTTGGACATCTGGATGCCCGACTGCGACGGGATTACCCTGCTCAAAGAGTGGGCGAAAAACGGACAGCTCAACATGCCCGTTGTGATGATGAGCGGACACGCCAGCATCGACACTGCCGTCGAAGCCACTAAAATCGGCGCACTTGATTTTCTGGAAAAACCGATTGCCCTGCAAAAACTGCTCTCTACCGTCGACCGCGCCCTCAAACACGGCGAAATGCAGATGGCGGCGGGCTTGTCCTTCGACAAACTCGGCAACAGCCCCGCTATTCAAGAATTCAAGCAACAGCTTGAGCCTGCCGTGAAAAAAAGCGGCCCCGTGCTGCTCAGCGGCGAAACCGGTTCGCCGTTTGAAATCGTTGCCCGCTATTTCCACAAAAGCGGTACGCCTTGGGTCGGACTCAGTCGCGTCGAACTCATTGCCGACGCGCCTTTGGAGTTGCTGCAAAAAGCATCGGGCGGCACGCTTTATCTCGGTGATGCCGCGCAATACAGCAAAAACATCCAAAACGGCATCAGCTTCATCCTCGGTAAGGCAGACCGTTACAACGTGCGCGTCATTGTCGCCGGCAGCCATGCCGCCGATGAAAGCCCGGCAGACGCCATCGCCGATGCCAAGTTGTCCGAACTGCTTTCCGGCAACGTCATCAGCATCCCGCCGTTGCGCAGCCAATCCGAAGACATCGCTTTTTTGGTCAACCAAGTCATGACCGAATTGGCGGACAGCGAAAAAATCCAGCCCGTCAAATTCAGCAACGGCTCGCTGACCGTCCTGTGCCAATACAACTGGCCGGGCAATTTCGACCAACTCCGCAGCGTCGTGAAAAACCTGATGCTGGAGGCAGACGGACAGGAAGTCCACGAGCAGGCGGTCGTTGCCGCATTGGGACAAAAACGCGCGACAGTCGCCACCGAAATCGTCGGCGGTTTCAACTTCAATATGCCTTTGCGCGAACTGCGTGAAGAGCTGGAACGCCGCTATTTCGAATACCACATCGCCCAAGAAGGGCAAAACATGAGCCGCGTCGCCCAAAAAGTCGGCTTGGAGCGCACACACCTCTACCGTAAGCTCAAACAATTAGGCATCAGCGTTTCCCGCCGCAGCGCAGCGGAAAAAGCAGAAGAGTAG
- the dprA gene encoding DNA-processing protein DprA — MTENDRLAWLQLAFTPYVGAEGFLLLLQRFGSAKAALDAPVEQIATIVRHKQAAESWRNGEKRALAQKAAEAALQWEKQDGCRLLLLQDDDFPEMLTQGITAPPVLFLRGNVQLLHKPSAAIVGSRHATPQAMRIAKDFGRALSEQDIPVVSGMASGIDTAAHQGALQAGGGTIAVWGTGIDRIYPPSNKNLAYEIAEKGLIVSEFPLDTRPFAGNFPRRNRLIAALSQVTLVVEAALESGSLITAKLAAEMGREVMAVPGSIDNPHSKGCHKLIKDGAKLVECLDDILHECPGLLQNAAVPSYSINKKNKKTEKRTAVKEASSEPVLPFSDDLDVRKHSAPANTVAAPTAEDELLDAMGYDPVHPDILAQQTAWAAADVYARLLEYELDGIVAALPGGRYQRIKA, encoded by the coding sequence ATGACGGAAAACGACCGCCTTGCCTGGCTGCAACTGGCGTTTACGCCTTATGTCGGCGCGGAGGGCTTCTTGCTCCTGCTGCAACGTTTCGGCAGCGCGAAAGCCGCGCTGGATGCTCCTGTGGAGCAAATTGCCACGATAGTGCGCCACAAGCAGGCAGCCGAATCTTGGCGCAACGGTGAAAAACGGGCGTTGGCGCAAAAGGCTGCGGAAGCGGCGTTGCAATGGGAAAAGCAGGACGGCTGCCGTTTGTTGCTGCTGCAAGATGATGATTTTCCCGAAATGCTGACGCAGGGCATTACCGCGCCGCCGGTTTTGTTCTTGCGCGGTAACGTGCAACTGCTGCACAAACCTTCCGCCGCCATCGTCGGCAGCCGCCATGCCACACCGCAGGCGATGCGGATTGCCAAAGATTTCGGCAGGGCGTTGAGTGAACAGGATATTCCCGTCGTGTCGGGTATGGCTTCGGGTATCGACACCGCCGCCCATCAAGGCGCGTTGCAGGCGGGCGGCGGCACCATCGCCGTATGGGGGACGGGCATAGACCGCATTTACCCGCCGTCCAATAAAAACCTTGCCTATGAAATCGCCGAAAAAGGATTGATTGTCAGCGAGTTTCCTCTGGATACGCGCCCGTTTGCGGGCAACTTCCCGCGCCGCAACCGCCTGATTGCCGCGTTGTCGCAGGTTACGCTAGTGGTCGAGGCCGCGTTGGAATCCGGTTCGCTGATTACTGCCAAGCTGGCGGCGGAGATGGGGCGGGAGGTGATGGCGGTGCCCGGTTCGATAGACAATCCGCACAGCAAAGGCTGTCACAAGCTGATTAAAGACGGGGCAAAACTGGTGGAATGTTTGGACGACATCCTTCACGAATGTCCGGGGCTATTGCAAAATGCGGCAGTTCCATCATATTCTATAAATAAGAAAAACAAAAAAACGGAAAAACGCACTGCCGTCAAAGAGGCGTCGTCTGAACCTGTTTTGCCGTTTTCAGACGACCTTGATGTCCGAAAACATTCGGCACCAGCCAATACGGTTGCCGCGCCGACAGCGGAAGACGAGCTGCTGGACGCCATGGGTTACGACCCCGTGCATCCCGATATATTGGCGCAGCAAACCGCATGGGCGGCGGCAGACGTTTACGCCCGACTGCTGGAATACGAACTCGACGGCATCGTCGCCGCCTTGCCGGGCGGACGCTATCAGCGCATAAAAGCATAA